From Echinicola jeungdonensis, the proteins below share one genomic window:
- a CDS encoding YybH family protein, with amino-acid sequence MKNFVIITVIPFVLCLHACGLTDTTSADIESIKSMSKARAKAFNEGDAKKITSYFTEDAVLMAPGTPPMTGPEAVEAYYQAIFDQYETRLNSYYNEVKVSGDLAYGRGTAEVILIPKNGDTIMTSTSKYLNILQKQPNGEWRTTHDIWNEN; translated from the coding sequence ATGAAAAACTTTGTAATAATCACCGTTATTCCATTCGTTCTTTGCCTGCATGCATGTGGCCTTACTGATACCACCTCTGCTGACATTGAATCCATCAAATCAATGAGCAAAGCAAGGGCGAAGGCATTCAATGAAGGTGATGCTAAAAAAATAACCAGTTATTTTACTGAAGATGCCGTTTTGATGGCTCCGGGCACCCCACCCATGACAGGTCCTGAGGCTGTAGAGGCCTATTATCAAGCCATCTTTGATCAGTATGAAACCCGACTTAACAGTTATTATAATGAAGTAAAAGTTTCCGGTGACCTTGCTTATGGACGAGGAACTGCGGAGGTAATATTAATCCCTAAAAATGGCGATACTATCATGACTTCGACATCAAAATACCTCAATATCCTGCAAAAACAACCTAACGGTGAGTGGAGAACTACGCATGATATCTGGAATGAAAATTAG
- a CDS encoding SDR family NAD(P)-dependent oxidoreductase — MAKTIFITGASKGFGRIWAEAALKRGDKVAGTARNLDDIKDLTEQYKDTFLGLKLDVNNRQQCFDTVNQANEHFGGIDVLISNAGYGHFGFTEEISEEEARNQIETNVFGSLWVIQAVLPIMRKQQSGHILQVSSVGGVAAFPLISIYHASKWAVEGLCESLSQEVKGFGINVTLIEPSGFSTEWGTASSVHSSPMEEYEELRKAVYESFADTEAGDPKATGDAILKVIDAENPPLRVLFGKGLVEFMESTYQGRINTWKEWRAVTEEAQG, encoded by the coding sequence ATGGCAAAAACAATTTTCATTACAGGAGCATCCAAAGGATTTGGACGCATATGGGCAGAAGCAGCTTTGAAACGTGGTGATAAAGTTGCGGGTACGGCAAGAAACCTTGATGATATTAAGGACTTGACTGAGCAATACAAAGATACATTCTTAGGTCTTAAATTGGACGTAAACAATCGTCAGCAGTGTTTTGATACGGTAAATCAGGCCAACGAACATTTTGGAGGTATTGATGTACTTATTTCGAATGCTGGCTACGGTCACTTTGGTTTTACAGAAGAAATAAGTGAGGAAGAGGCAAGAAATCAAATTGAAACAAACGTGTTTGGTTCACTTTGGGTTATTCAGGCGGTACTTCCAATCATGCGCAAGCAGCAATCCGGACACATTCTACAAGTGTCCAGTGTAGGCGGTGTGGCTGCATTCCCGTTGATTAGTATCTATCATGCTTCTAAATGGGCTGTTGAAGGCCTTTGCGAATCGTTAAGTCAGGAGGTTAAAGGTTTTGGAATTAATGTAACTTTAATAGAACCAAGTGGTTTTTCAACTGAATGGGGAACTGCCTCTTCTGTACATAGTTCACCTATGGAAGAATATGAAGAATTGCGTAAGGCTGTATATGAATCATTCGCTGACACAGAAGCTGGTGATCCAAAAGCGACAGGTGATGCAATACTAAAAGTAATCGATGCTGAGAACCCACCTTTGCGTGTATTATTTGGGAAAGGACTGGTTGAATTTATGGAGTCAACCTACCAAGGAAGAATAAATACCTGGAAAGAATGGCGTGCTGTTACTGAGGAAGCTCAAGGTTAA
- a CDS encoding helix-turn-helix domain-containing protein, whose amino-acid sequence MSVIKKIKSISELHAMLGYEKPKHPLITFVDLTKVNAEAQTEEVFLSMDFYAIVCKSFEGTFRYGRSIYDFQEGSLIFTAPGQVMSSSPDLKITEGWALYFHPDLMYGTDLAKRIKEYSFFHYEANEALHISDEEKTILETCVHNIEREYHQNTDHHTQELIVDSIQLMLNYSKRFYQRQFITRKKVNSGIIERFESLLREYINENSLIESGLPSVTYFADQLNLSPTYLTDVLKSQTGKNSQEHIHLALVDKAKTMLLGTTKSVSEVAYDLGFDYPSHFSKLFKSKTGKSPSQYRMLN is encoded by the coding sequence ATGTCAGTTATAAAAAAAATTAAATCGATAAGTGAATTACATGCAATGTTGGGCTATGAAAAACCAAAGCACCCCCTTATTACCTTTGTGGACCTTACCAAGGTAAATGCAGAAGCTCAAACAGAAGAGGTTTTCTTATCTATGGACTTCTATGCCATTGTATGTAAGAGTTTTGAAGGCACATTTAGATATGGTCGAAGCATTTACGATTTTCAAGAAGGCTCTTTAATTTTTACAGCACCCGGCCAGGTCATGTCATCAAGTCCTGATCTGAAAATAACAGAAGGCTGGGCACTGTATTTTCACCCAGACTTAATGTATGGAACCGATTTGGCTAAAAGAATTAAGGAGTATTCTTTTTTTCATTATGAAGCCAATGAGGCCTTGCATATTTCTGATGAGGAAAAGACAATACTTGAAACCTGTGTTCACAATATAGAAAGAGAGTATCATCAGAATACGGACCACCACACACAAGAATTGATTGTTGATTCTATTCAACTAATGTTGAACTACAGCAAGCGTTTTTATCAAAGACAGTTTATTACCAGAAAAAAGGTCAACTCAGGTATAATTGAACGATTTGAAAGTCTTCTCAGAGAATACATCAACGAAAATAGCCTAATTGAAAGTGGTTTGCCGAGTGTCACTTACTTTGCGGATCAACTCAACCTTTCACCCACCTACCTTACGGATGTACTAAAAAGCCAGACCGGGAAAAACTCGCAAGAACACATCCATTTAGCTCTTGTTGATAAAGCTAAAACAATGCTTTTGGGCACAACTAAGTCTGTGAGCGAAGTGGCCTATGATTTGGGGTTTGACTATCCATCACACTTTTCAAAATTGTTTAAAAGCAAAACAGGAAAATCTCCCAGTCAATACAGGATGTTGAATTAA
- a CDS encoding SDR family oxidoreductase has translation MENIKNKVIIITGASSGIGAAAAKKLASLGAKAVLSARREEKLKELTQDLGDNAMYVVADVSKRADLDNLIAKTIEKFGQVDVLWNNAGIMPISFLEEGRVEEWDATIDINIKGVLYGINAVLPHMLKRKYGHIITTASTGALQTVPGASVYCGTKYAVKAIMDSLRKEVVKDIRVTTIYPGRTDSELFETIQSEKIKEAFKDNFDNTPALEGEAIADAVIYAIGQPATVNVNDIVVRPLGEG, from the coding sequence ATGGAAAATATTAAAAATAAAGTAATCATAATCACTGGGGCAAGTAGCGGTATAGGTGCGGCAGCTGCAAAAAAACTAGCGAGCCTTGGTGCTAAGGCAGTACTTTCTGCACGTAGGGAAGAAAAACTAAAAGAGTTAACCCAAGATTTAGGCGACAATGCCATGTATGTTGTAGCAGACGTTTCCAAAAGAGCCGACCTTGATAATTTGATAGCAAAAACTATTGAAAAATTTGGTCAGGTAGATGTACTTTGGAACAATGCAGGTATTATGCCCATATCCTTTTTGGAAGAAGGACGGGTTGAAGAATGGGATGCAACTATCGATATTAATATCAAAGGCGTATTATACGGAATCAACGCAGTGCTTCCCCACATGCTCAAACGTAAATACGGTCATATCATAACCACGGCTTCAACTGGTGCACTACAAACTGTTCCTGGAGCTAGTGTCTATTGCGGAACTAAATATGCCGTAAAAGCTATCATGGACTCTTTGAGAAAAGAAGTAGTAAAAGACATTCGGGTAACAACCATTTATCCAGGAAGAACTGACTCAGAATTATTCGAAACCATTCAAAGTGAAAAAATTAAAGAAGCGTTCAAAGACAATTTCGACAATACGCCAGCTTTAGAAGGAGAAGCAATTGCCGATGCGGTAATATATGCCATTGGCCAGCCAGCCACGGTGAACGTCAACGATATTGTAGTGCGACCGCTTGGTGAAGGCTAA
- a CDS encoding TetR/AcrR family transcriptional regulator, with translation MKFTILNRSIELIKKYGHRSVSMDEVALKLGISKKTLYQHFPS, from the coding sequence GTGAAATTTACTATTCTAAACAGGTCAATTGAGCTTATAAAAAAATATGGACACAGGAGCGTTAGCATGGATGAAGTTGCTCTTAAGCTCGGTATCAGCAAAAAAACATTGTACCAACACTTTCCATCGTAA
- a CDS encoding helix-turn-helix domain-containing protein, with amino-acid sequence MNSKEERSPRIVLSKLSREKGFPDDFQDNYHTHLLCHRGSFTFLFNDTKMKCKSGEFVFWFANSKLSELEFSKGFKATTLLVEKQFLNDNVPDQNLSIDAILHSRQYPVLQLNDQNDKQRVLSNFQLLYYKFQDKEHRFYEEALKLQMRLFILEMWHTFTSEFERRKRSLQTGTIYEQFMHLVQEHCMKEREVQFYADQLHITAKYLNYVSKQNSDITASEWIQRYTKERIVLLLENKNFNIAEIADEMGFSSRSFFTRYVKKILGVTPSEYRTRLE; translated from the coding sequence ATGAATTCTAAAGAAGAAAGATCTCCACGCATTGTTTTGTCGAAATTGTCACGCGAAAAGGGTTTTCCTGATGATTTTCAAGACAACTACCACACCCATTTACTTTGTCATCGTGGCAGCTTTACATTTTTATTCAACGATACAAAAATGAAATGTAAAAGTGGCGAATTTGTATTTTGGTTTGCTAACAGTAAATTATCAGAGTTAGAATTTTCAAAGGGTTTTAAAGCCACGACCTTGCTTGTGGAAAAGCAATTTTTGAATGATAATGTACCTGACCAAAATTTGAGTATTGATGCAATTCTGCATTCACGCCAATATCCTGTATTACAACTGAACGACCAAAACGATAAACAAAGGGTTTTGTCAAATTTTCAATTATTGTACTACAAATTTCAGGACAAAGAACATCGTTTTTATGAAGAAGCATTGAAACTACAAATGAGACTTTTTATTCTAGAAATGTGGCACACATTCACTTCAGAATTTGAACGTAGAAAACGTAGTTTACAAACCGGAACCATTTATGAGCAGTTTATGCATTTGGTGCAAGAACACTGTATGAAAGAGCGTGAAGTTCAGTTCTATGCCGATCAACTTCATATAACCGCCAAATATTTGAATTATGTCAGCAAACAAAATTCTGATATTACCGCTTCAGAATGGATACAACGTTATACCAAAGAACGTATCGTATTACTCTTAGAAAACAAAAATTTTAACATAGCTGAAATTGCCGATGAAATGGGATTTTCCAGTCGATCATTTTTTACCCGCTATGTAAAAAAAATATTGGGAGTAACTCCGAGTGAATATCGTACTCGGTTGGAATAA
- a CDS encoding sugar O-acetyltransferase: protein MYFILSVFLYFKAKATDKMEANTIFQRLLKGEAISPNDPEAYKLREASYSTKNLLLQMNSTSNPSEIRALLSQITASEIDESVAVFTPLHINYGKHTKIGKNVFINFDCVFLDLGGITIEDGVLIAPKVSLLSEGHPISVEERHSLIPKPIHIKRNAWIGASATILQGVTIGENSVVAAGSIVSQDVPDNTIVGGAPAKIIKKI from the coding sequence ATGTACTTTATTCTTTCCGTATTTTTATACTTCAAAGCAAAAGCAACGGATAAAATGGAAGCGAACACGATATTTCAGCGATTATTGAAGGGAGAAGCCATTTCGCCCAATGACCCAGAGGCCTACAAATTGCGTGAGGCATCTTACAGCACCAAAAATCTGCTGTTACAGATGAATAGTACTTCAAATCCTTCTGAAATAAGGGCTTTGCTAAGTCAAATCACAGCTTCAGAAATAGATGAAAGTGTAGCCGTATTTACGCCTCTTCACATCAACTATGGGAAGCATACCAAAATCGGTAAAAATGTATTCATCAATTTTGATTGTGTATTTCTTGATTTAGGAGGCATTACCATCGAAGATGGTGTATTAATAGCCCCCAAAGTCAGCTTACTTTCTGAAGGGCATCCGATTTCAGTTGAGGAAAGGCATTCACTTATACCGAAACCAATCCACATTAAAAGAAACGCCTGGATTGGTGCAAGTGCCACCATTTTACAAGGAGTAACCATCGGTGAAAATTCAGTAGTAGCTGCAGGTTCGATCGTTTCACAAGATGTTCCCGACAATACAATCGTAGGCGGAGCACCAGCAAAAATTATTAAGAAAATTTAA
- a CDS encoding alpha/beta hydrolase, with amino-acid sequence MKKITFAVLVLTFVGQACIQKTNAQKKSEKMDNTKEHYTFQLSDKVTREKVTFKNRYGIELTGDLYIPKNGGNKLPAIAISGPFGAVKEQSSGLYANQMAERGFVALAFDPSYTGESGGEPRNVASPDINTEDFSAAIDFLGLNEKVDQNKLGIIGICGFGGFALNATAVDKRVKAVATTSMYDMSRVNAEGYFGSMTPEQRSKILEEMSLQRWEDAKNGTPKYPENGLGKTNEQSPQFVKEYYDYYKTERGFH; translated from the coding sequence ATGAAGAAAATAACATTCGCAGTTTTAGTCCTAACGTTTGTAGGGCAAGCTTGCATACAAAAAACAAACGCTCAAAAAAAATCTGAAAAAATGGATAATACAAAAGAACACTACACTTTTCAATTAAGTGATAAAGTAACAAGAGAAAAAGTAACGTTCAAAAACCGTTACGGAATTGAACTAACAGGCGATTTATATATTCCTAAAAATGGAGGAAACAAATTACCAGCAATAGCCATCAGCGGACCTTTTGGTGCAGTTAAGGAACAATCATCAGGATTATATGCAAATCAAATGGCAGAACGTGGATTTGTTGCTTTAGCATTTGACCCGTCTTACACAGGTGAGAGCGGTGGCGAACCACGCAATGTAGCATCGCCCGACATCAATACCGAAGATTTTAGTGCTGCCATAGATTTTCTTGGCTTAAACGAAAAAGTTGACCAAAATAAACTCGGAATTATCGGAATTTGTGGTTTTGGCGGATTTGCTTTAAATGCTACGGCAGTTGATAAACGAGTGAAGGCAGTTGCAACTACGAGTATGTATGATATGTCAAGAGTGAATGCCGAAGGATATTTTGGCTCAATGACACCAGAGCAACGTTCCAAAATATTAGAAGAAATGAGCTTACAGCGTTGGGAAGATGCAAAGAACGGAACACCGAAATATCCCGAAAATGGATTGGGAAAGACAAATGAACAATCACCCCAATTTGTAAAAGAATATTATGATTATTACAAAACCGAAAGAGGTTTTCACTAG
- a CDS encoding AraC family transcriptional regulator, which translates to MQNEIENILFSRFVKQTIPFEFLPIQELYKRVSKKNYDLSIPHRIEFHALIIVLEGESYHTVDFKKEALSPGVILTINKGQVHSFHKELTIKGYVIGLEENFITQNTSDKNLFQFLQIFHTPKIQIVKENLSTLKPIFQLIENFLNDEKAILKSEIIHSTFMTLLFQIKRLACNQHKTFDSQRFKNFYLFKELISKHYNETHNAKDYAKKLNMSYNYLNEICKEIVNKTAKEFIDSWLLLEIKRNISEKKHTSQEIAFKMGFNEPSNFIRFFKKHTKITPIQFQEELKN; encoded by the coding sequence ATGCAAAATGAAATAGAAAATATTCTTTTTTCTCGTTTTGTTAAACAAACTATTCCTTTTGAATTTCTTCCTATTCAGGAACTGTATAAGCGTGTTTCGAAAAAAAACTATGATTTATCAATTCCACATCGAATTGAATTCCATGCTTTAATTATTGTCTTAGAGGGAGAAAGTTACCATACTGTAGATTTTAAAAAAGAAGCTTTATCACCTGGGGTGATTCTTACTATAAACAAAGGCCAAGTTCATTCATTTCACAAAGAACTTACCATAAAAGGCTATGTAATTGGTCTTGAAGAAAATTTTATTACTCAAAACACTAGCGATAAAAACTTATTCCAATTTCTTCAAATTTTTCATACCCCAAAGATTCAAATTGTCAAAGAAAATTTGAGTACTTTAAAACCTATTTTTCAATTAATTGAGAACTTCCTTAATGATGAAAAGGCAATTTTAAAGTCAGAAATTATCCATTCTACTTTTATGACTTTGCTCTTTCAAATTAAAAGATTGGCTTGTAACCAACATAAAACTTTTGATAGCCAAAGGTTTAAAAATTTCTATCTATTTAAAGAATTAATTAGCAAGCACTATAATGAGACCCATAACGCAAAAGATTACGCCAAAAAATTAAATATGTCTTATAACTATCTTAATGAAATTTGCAAAGAAATTGTAAATAAAACAGCAAAGGAATTTATAGATAGTTGGTTGTTATTGGAAATAAAACGAAATATTTCAGAAAAAAAACACACCTCACAAGAAATTGCGTTTAAAATGGGATTTAACGAACCTTCAAACTTCATTCGCTTTTTTAAAAAACATACTAAAATAACACCCATTCAATTTCAAGAAGAATTAAAAAACTGA
- a CDS encoding peroxiredoxin-like family protein — MTLQEQVKKIRDGVRESMPKATMQVFTESISRIKADKLKETALQVGDKIQDYPLTDIEGNKVELSKFIHSDYLILNFYRGGWCPYCNLELREYERLQNNFKEQGINIIAISPETPESAYQTIDKNTLSYPVLTDTDAQFMKKIGIVFQLDIDSKREFVNFGIDFTNINGNENFELPVPAVYVINRDMEVVFVHFEEDYMTRLEPTELLEKLKNKKMIAQSKKTLKQAIENVIQAGTTFEIEQLEQVYHENLKVIMVDQNGLNGILDKQSVKNMFQAKRDNGDSPLNDWAEFNHIQANGDLGHVIVTRKVNLTGVEQRFVFNIDLVRNGEGWLVTREVVVAQSEG; from the coding sequence ATGACTTTACAAGAACAAGTAAAAAAAATTCGGGATGGTGTAAGGGAAAGCATGCCCAAAGCGACAATGCAAGTGTTTACCGAAAGTATTTCAAGAATTAAAGCTGATAAACTAAAAGAAACAGCTTTACAAGTAGGAGACAAAATTCAAGATTATCCTCTTACAGATATTGAAGGTAATAAGGTTGAATTAAGCAAATTTATTCATTCTGACTATTTAATACTTAATTTTTACCGTGGAGGTTGGTGTCCATATTGTAACTTGGAATTAAGAGAATATGAAAGGTTACAAAATAATTTCAAAGAACAAGGAATAAATATTATAGCTATAAGTCCTGAAACACCAGAATCCGCCTACCAAACCATAGACAAGAACACATTATCGTATCCTGTATTGACAGATACAGATGCTCAATTCATGAAAAAGATTGGAATAGTGTTCCAACTTGACATAGATTCGAAAAGAGAGTTTGTGAATTTTGGTATAGACTTTACAAATATTAATGGTAATGAAAATTTTGAGCTTCCTGTTCCAGCTGTTTATGTAATTAATAGAGACATGGAAGTCGTTTTTGTTCATTTTGAAGAAGACTACATGACACGCCTTGAGCCTACAGAATTATTAGAAAAATTGAAAAATAAAAAAATGATAGCACAATCTAAAAAAACATTAAAACAAGCAATTGAAAATGTAATTCAGGCGGGCACAACTTTTGAAATAGAACAACTAGAACAAGTTTATCATGAAAACCTTAAAGTCATAATGGTGGATCAAAATGGATTGAATGGAATATTGGACAAACAAAGTGTTAAAAATATGTTTCAAGCTAAAAGAGACAATGGAGATAGTCCATTAAATGATTGGGCTGAATTTAACCATATTCAGGCAAATGGTGATTTAGGTCATGTAATTGTAACACGTAAGGTTAATTTAACCGGAGTTGAGCAAAGGTTTGTTTTTAATATTGATTTAGTAAGGAATGGTGAGGGTTGGCTTGTAACCAGAGAGGTTGTTGTTGCTCAATCAGAAGGATAG
- a CDS encoding cupin domain-containing protein, with translation MKTRITFLAIFILLFLFAMPSFAQDWKKLNPDGAEILVDTTLVRSVKITIAPGETVGPITHPAHFAYALSDGQLKVYYEGKEPQTMELKKGFSLFSNPAPPHKTENIGNEPFTFIIVELKEHPYKEMSSASHY, from the coding sequence ATGAAAACACGTATTACCTTTCTCGCAATTTTCATATTGCTATTCTTATTTGCTATGCCATCCTTTGCTCAGGATTGGAAAAAATTAAATCCTGATGGCGCGGAAATCCTGGTGGATACCACCCTAGTAAGGTCTGTGAAAATAACCATCGCTCCAGGAGAAACCGTGGGCCCGATTACCCACCCAGCCCATTTTGCTTATGCATTAAGTGATGGACAACTCAAGGTTTATTATGAAGGGAAAGAACCCCAAACTATGGAATTAAAAAAAGGCTTTTCCCTCTTTTCAAATCCAGCTCCTCCCCACAAAACTGAAAACATAGGTAATGAACCCTTTACCTTTATAATAGTTGAGTTAAAAGAACATCCCTATAAAGAGATGTCATCGGCATCTCATTATTAA
- a CDS encoding SRPBCC family protein, whose translation MPQTTENSRMIKATAETIYNAFTEPKALETWLAPGKMKGKVHDFDFKVGGGYKISLFYPSSEKESKGKTKDNEDRFEVKFIEIIPNLKIVQAVNFDSSDPDYLGEMTMEVTFTPINGSTKVTFLFKNIPHGIKPEDNEAGTLSSLEKLAKYVE comes from the coding sequence ATGCCCCAAACCACTGAAAACTCAAGGATGATCAAAGCTACTGCTGAGACCATTTATAATGCTTTCACAGAGCCCAAAGCGCTGGAAACCTGGCTTGCTCCAGGGAAAATGAAAGGGAAGGTGCATGATTTTGATTTTAAGGTAGGTGGTGGATATAAAATATCTCTTTTTTATCCCTCATCCGAAAAAGAAAGTAAGGGAAAAACAAAGGATAATGAAGACCGGTTTGAGGTAAAGTTTATAGAAATTATTCCCAACTTGAAAATTGTCCAAGCGGTAAATTTTGATTCATCTGACCCTGATTATTTAGGTGAAATGACAATGGAGGTCACCTTCACTCCCATCAATGGTAGCACCAAGGTCACTTTCTTATTCAAGAATATTCCCCATGGAATAAAACCAGAAGACAATGAAGCTGGTACCCTTTCTTCCCTGGAAAAGTTAGCCAAGTATGTAGAATAG
- a CDS encoding DUF3175 domain-containing protein, translating to MNKKGEKWSVEVTQKSHALDLEEGVFTWKDPRKISRSLKKSAIESQNRKTSPFQSAMSMLNFYINRAGKNLDQDQKEVLEEAKKELRKLFDK from the coding sequence ATGAATAAAAAGGGTGAAAAATGGTCTGTGGAAGTCACCCAAAAAAGCCATGCCTTGGATTTGGAAGAGGGCGTTTTCACCTGGAAAGATCCGCGGAAAATTTCCCGATCACTAAAAAAATCGGCCATTGAAAGTCAGAACAGAAAAACTTCCCCATTCCAGTCTGCCATGTCCATGCTTAATTTTTATATCAACCGAGCTGGTAAAAATTTGGATCAAGATCAAAAGGAGGTGCTTGAAGAGGCTAAGAAAGAATTGAGAAAGCTATTTGACAAATAA
- a CDS encoding cupin domain-containing protein, with product MIISYVEIPKNTTLPYHYHPGEEFAYLLHGSGDLYLKGNEQKNIKAGQAEKVPLKAIHSFTSGNEGAKMVVFRVHQQGQPDRIMVGEDKE from the coding sequence GTGATCATTAGCTATGTGGAAATACCCAAAAACACCACCCTGCCCTACCATTACCATCCTGGGGAAGAATTTGCTTATTTACTCCATGGGTCAGGGGATTTGTACTTGAAGGGCAATGAGCAAAAAAACATTAAAGCAGGGCAAGCGGAAAAGGTCCCCCTGAAGGCCATCCACTCTTTTACCTCCGGAAATGAAGGAGCAAAAATGGTGGTTTTCCGGGTCCATCAACAAGGTCAACCTGACCGAATAATGGTTGGGGAAGATAAAGAGTAA
- a CDS encoding cupin domain-containing protein — MPTAEEIIQSLDLQAHPEGGYFKETYRSQGEIGENCLEGYFEGKRNYSTCIYFLLTSKGFSAFHRIKQDEIWHFYEGSPILLHTISPEGKHEKFTIGRNIPNGEFPQLVVPAGHWFAAKVISENSFSLVGCTVSPGFDFKDFELPKREKLIKLFPKHKELIREFTHS, encoded by the coding sequence ATGCCAACTGCTGAAGAAATCATTCAAAGTCTGGACCTGCAAGCTCATCCTGAAGGAGGATATTTTAAAGAGACCTACAGAAGTCAAGGAGAAATTGGAGAAAATTGCCTGGAGGGGTATTTTGAGGGTAAAAGAAACTATTCCACCTGCATTTATTTCCTTTTGACCTCTAAGGGTTTCTCTGCTTTTCACCGGATCAAACAGGATGAAATCTGGCATTTTTATGAAGGCTCCCCAATTCTGCTACATACCATTTCACCAGAAGGAAAGCATGAAAAATTCACAATTGGCCGGAATATCCCTAATGGAGAGTTTCCACAATTAGTGGTTCCGGCAGGGCATTGGTTTGCAGCAAAGGTGATTTCTGAAAACTCCTTTTCCCTAGTGGGCTGCACTGTTTCCCCTGGTTTTGATTTTAAGGATTTTGAACTGCCTAAAAGAGAAAAGCTGATTAAACTGTTTCCAAAACACAAGGAGCTGATAAGGGAATTCACCCATTCTTAG
- a CDS encoding RrF2 family transcriptional regulator, translated as MFSKACEYAIRAVLYIAKESKRGNRTSLKNISREAGSPEAFTAKILQPLAKNNIIKSIKGPNGGFEIPTENLTQIKLADIVRIIDGDQLFTGCALGLSQCNEEKPCPLHDNFLKIRTEISELLETTNLNDITEGLNSGLTFLRR; from the coding sequence ATGTTCTCAAAAGCTTGTGAATACGCCATCAGGGCTGTTTTATATATTGCAAAGGAATCAAAAAGGGGCAATAGAACCTCTTTAAAAAATATTTCCCGGGAAGCCGGCTCTCCCGAAGCCTTTACTGCCAAAATCCTTCAACCCTTGGCAAAAAACAATATTATTAAATCAATAAAAGGTCCCAACGGAGGATTTGAAATACCAACCGAAAACCTAACCCAAATTAAACTTGCTGATATTGTTAGAATTATTGATGGAGATCAGTTATTTACAGGATGTGCACTTGGACTCTCCCAATGTAATGAGGAAAAGCCCTGTCCCTTACATGATAATTTCCTAAAAATCAGAACAGAAATCAGCGAATTACTGGAAACTACCAACCTGAATGATATTACAGAAGGTTTAAATTCAGGATTAACCTTTTTAAGGCGATAA